The region GTACGAATTAGAAAATGGGTCATGAAAAGGTACAAACCTGGACAAAGTGCCTTTGATGATGTcgaaattggtaaaaatgCTAATTGCTCATCGTTATtaaaaatacttaaaaatCTAACTTTCGACCAATCTACCAACTACAACATACGAAAGTCGTCTCTTTGCACTGAATATTGTCTAATTTTGAGTGACGAAgcatttctctcttttctttagcttttttccttctttttggACACTTTTATAACAAGTGCGTGTTGCATGTGCACTTAACTTCGAAGTAACGCCTAATCTAACTGCTCGGAACTTGCGCTGAGAACAAAGCTTCGTCATTGGCATTAAAGACAACAGGTTTACCTTCTCGCGCTATTCTGAGCGCTTGTAAAATAGAAACAGTGTCCAATTCCTTTTGGTTTGGTCTTTCATTATCCAAGCAAATTTCAGCTGCTCTTTTGCCAAACGGCTGTAATACTTTGACTCTGTAATCAACAATAGTCGAAACCGGATTCCCTGTGAGCATCAAATTCTCCAAACAGGGCAAACACCCGACGTATTTTATCTCCTCAATGTCCTCGATGTGGTTGCAACTAATGTCCAATCCCTCTAATGAATACAATTTTGCGAAGGCGGACAAAGAGCTCAATTTGTTCTGCGAAAGGtcaataaaaacaatgttCCCCAACTTGGTATGCAGATTGTCAGGTAACGACGTAAAATTGTTGGATGCTAAGTGAAGCTCGGACAATCTTGGGAGCAGGGTAACATTCGATATTTCGGACAACGCATTGTTGTTTAATGTCAGAGATTCGATGTGGGGCAGAAGTCTGATCGCTTCGTCGATAGTCTCGATTCTATTTCTGCTTAAATCCAACTGCGTGACTTTTAACCAAAGGTGAGAATCGTTCGCATTAGCGATGTGCCTGTGAACCTCTTCGCACATCGCAAGTTCGACGATGTTCTTCAACGAGGTATTGTGGACCTTTAAAACCTTCACAGTGTCTCGTAGATTTCCCATGTTGTAAATCCTGTTCACAGAATACCCATCGATCGTGAGATTCTCGACGCTCCTAAACGTAGAAAATTCCACTGGAAGAGTACACGGCACAATGTTGCTTGTACCGTAAGGAGCGCTGCTCCCTTCAACCACGAGGCTTCTTAAGTGCGAATTGAAGTCCAAGACATGGCTAAAGTCGAACTTTCGATCGACAACTTCGAGGGGAGAACGAGGCTGCTTCAGTCGTTTGCTGATGGCGTAGAGCTGCAATAAAAAATGCGGAATCAGGATGAAAAGAGGTGAGTTCCATTAAATGAATAACAATGCTCTCATAATTAAGCTGATTGTGCACAAATTctaataatttcgaaattgcTCCATATCTTGGCTCGCGGGTAGCAGAATCAAGAGAGAAATTACAATACCTGGACTAGATCAAAGGTGTGAAACTGTGAATTTTCAAGGATGGTAACACCTTCGTTGAAGAATCGAAGCGCCATGTTCTGCAGTAGAAAAAATATGTCGTAAACGTGAAATTCAAGGAACAAAGCGAGCTCCCTCGGCATAGCTTTTTTCAGGTAGGTGTAGACCGAGTTGAGATAGGTCTCGAGGGCGATTCTCCGCTTCTCTATAAACCCTTCGCTCTTGTTGCCGATCAACTTTTTCGGGGGCAGAATATCCTTCTCGACGCAGTGCTCGGCCACGAGGGTCTCGTGGAGTTCGGCGAAATCGTTGTATCTGTGCCTCAGAGTCCATTTGATCGACGACACCGTAACTTCAATCTCGTAGTAGGTCACGTTCTCGATCGTCTCCGAGGACGGTATTTTTATGCGAACATTGTCCTGATTGAGCAGTACACATGCCATTTTCGATCACAGCCGCGTTCCGATTTCTCGGGTAACAGAAGAAACCTCGTTAACGAGTTTGTAAGTCACGCGAAGGTTAGGCGTGCCTGTTAAACAAAGTGACTCAAATAATCCCTCCGAGCTCGTTGGAAGAACGGTGAGCGTAGAGAAGGGAATGAAGCCAGTTTCTATCGCACGACG is a window of Neodiprion fabricii isolate iyNeoFabr1 chromosome 6, iyNeoFabr1.1, whole genome shotgun sequence DNA encoding:
- the LOC124185328 gene encoding nischarin, which codes for MACVLLNQDNVRIKIPSSETIENVTYYEIEVTVSSIKWTLRHRYNDFAELHETLVAEHCVEKDILPPKKLIGNKSEGFIEKRRIALETYLNSVYTYLKKAMPRELALFLEFHVYDIFFLLQNMALRFFNEGVTILENSQFHTFDLVQLYAISKRLKQPRSPLEVVDRKFDFSHVLDFNSHLRSLVVEGSSAPYGTSNIVPCTLPVEFSTFRSVENLTIDGYSVNRIYNMGNLRDTVKVLKVHNTSLKNIVELAMCEEVHRHIANANDSHLWLKVTQLDLSRNRIETIDEAIRLLPHIESLTLNNNALSEISNVTLLPRLSELHLASNNFTSLPDNLHTKLGNIVFIDLSQNKLSSLSAFAKLYSLEGLDISCNHIEDIEEIKYVGCLPCLENLMLTGNPVSTIVDYRVKVLQPFGKRAAEICLDNERPNQKELDTVSILQALRIAREGKPVVFNANDEALFSAQVPSS